Proteins from a single region of Psychrobacter cryohalolentis K5:
- a CDS encoding peptide ABC transporter ATP-binding protein: MSNKIVLKADNLHKHYQVSLGLGKGKAFVKALNGISFELEAGKTLAVVGESGCGKSTLARQLTLIEEPTSGELFINDEATTSYSRSALKNLRTEIQMVFQNPYGSLNPRHTIGFQLTEPLDIHTTLSKEEKRTKVHAMMKHVGLRPEHTGRYPHMFSGGQRQRIALARAMMLNPKIVVADEPTSALDVSIQAQVLNLFMDLQDEYHTAYVFISHNLSVVRHVADDVMVMYLGKAVEHGAKDAIYNDPKHPYTIALLSAAPSVTGHKKELTLQGELPSPLNPPSGCALHKRCPYAKPICSEIEPELREWEGRLVSCLRLEEIYG; this comes from the coding sequence ATGAGTAATAAAATCGTCTTAAAGGCAGATAACTTACATAAGCACTATCAAGTGTCTCTAGGCTTAGGAAAAGGCAAAGCGTTTGTTAAGGCATTAAATGGCATCTCATTTGAGCTAGAAGCAGGGAAAACTCTCGCAGTCGTTGGTGAGTCAGGATGTGGCAAATCTACTTTGGCGCGCCAGCTTACCTTGATAGAAGAACCTACCAGTGGCGAGTTATTTATTAACGATGAGGCAACTACGAGTTATAGTAGAAGTGCGCTTAAAAACTTGCGTACTGAGATTCAGATGGTATTCCAAAACCCTTATGGCAGTCTTAATCCACGTCATACTATCGGTTTTCAGCTCACAGAACCGTTAGACATTCATACCACGCTGAGCAAAGAAGAAAAACGCACCAAAGTCCATGCAATGATGAAGCACGTTGGTTTGCGTCCTGAGCATACCGGTCGCTATCCGCATATGTTTTCTGGCGGTCAGCGCCAACGTATTGCTCTTGCCCGTGCCATGATGCTCAACCCTAAAATTGTCGTCGCTGATGAGCCAACGTCAGCACTTGACGTCTCTATTCAGGCGCAAGTACTGAATCTATTTATGGATTTACAAGATGAATATCATACTGCCTATGTCTTTATCTCGCATAACCTTTCTGTCGTACGCCACGTAGCAGATGACGTGATGGTCATGTATTTAGGCAAGGCCGTTGAGCACGGTGCTAAAGATGCTATTTATAATGATCCTAAACACCCTTATACCATCGCTTTACTCTCAGCAGCGCCTTCAGTGACGGGTCATAAAAAAGAGCTGACTCTACAAGGCGAATTACCTAGTCCGCTTAATCCGCCAAGTGGCTGCGCACTTCATAAACGCTGCCCCTATGCCAAACCAATATGTAGCGAAATTGAGCCTGAGCTACGTGAATGGGAAGGACGCTTGGTTTCTTGCCTAAGGTTAGAAGAAATATATGGATAG
- a CDS encoding ABC transporter ATP-binding protein — protein sequence MNDSQVNSPIANNLATDNPLLLDIEHLSVTFGEGARAFRAVDDVSLKIKQGEVVAVVGESGSGKSVTMMALMGLLPSSATVVADRLNFDDKNLLTMPAKQKRKIIGKDISMIFQNAMSCLNPSFTVEMQMGEVLTTHLGLRGAAVRQRLLELLELVEMPDAKNRLRVYPHQLSGGMSQRVMIAMALACEPKLLIADEPTTALDVTVQAQIMDLLSRLQREKQMAMVLITHDLGLVAQNARDVAVMYAGQVVETSTVPEIFQKPAHPYTEALLQAIPELAVGQDRLNSLPGVVPSQYDRPTGCLLSPRCPYKEPACEVPPPILTTPNGEVRCIHATLPEHPTRTTQTATMESEI from the coding sequence ATGAACGACTCTCAAGTAAATAGCCCAATAGCAAATAACCTTGCCACAGACAACCCATTACTCCTCGATATTGAGCATCTATCGGTGACTTTTGGAGAAGGAGCACGAGCATTCCGTGCGGTCGATGATGTCTCTTTAAAAATAAAACAAGGAGAAGTCGTCGCGGTTGTCGGTGAATCAGGCTCTGGTAAATCGGTCACTATGATGGCACTGATGGGTTTATTACCCTCTTCTGCCACTGTCGTTGCTGATCGTCTTAACTTTGATGACAAGAATCTCCTCACCATGCCAGCAAAACAAAAGCGCAAGATTATCGGCAAAGATATCTCGATGATATTTCAAAACGCCATGTCATGCCTGAATCCAAGCTTTACGGTCGAGATGCAAATGGGAGAAGTATTAACTACCCATCTTGGCTTGCGCGGCGCAGCAGTACGGCAGCGTCTGTTAGAGTTATTAGAGCTGGTTGAGATGCCAGATGCTAAGAATCGCCTACGTGTCTATCCGCACCAACTTTCAGGTGGTATGAGTCAACGGGTCATGATTGCGATGGCACTGGCTTGCGAGCCAAAACTGCTTATCGCTGATGAGCCGACGACCGCTCTCGACGTTACCGTTCAGGCTCAAATCATGGATTTACTCAGTCGCCTGCAACGTGAAAAGCAAATGGCAATGGTGCTCATCACTCATGACTTGGGCTTAGTCGCACAAAACGCTCGTGATGTCGCTGTCATGTATGCCGGTCAAGTGGTCGAGACCAGTACAGTGCCAGAGATATTCCAAAAACCTGCGCACCCTTATACCGAAGCCCTACTGCAAGCGATTCCTGAACTGGCTGTTGGACAAGATAGATTAAATAGCTTACCAGGTGTGGTGCCAAGCCAATATGACAGGCCTACAGGCTGTCTGCTCTCTCCTCGCTGTCCCTATAAAGAGCCGGCTTGTGAGGTGCCACCACCTATCTTAACAACCCCAAATGGCGAAGTCCGCTGTATTCACGCCACCCTTCCCGAACATCCTACTCGGACTACTCAAACCGCTACGATGGAGTCTGAAATATGA
- a CDS encoding ABC transporter permease, which translates to MKPSVVPSDIAPVAPKPPTSWQLFLYTFCRNKGAVLGFIVLMLMVIVAILAPTIAPYDPYELFTGKEQLPPSFFNGGDSMFFLGTDDAGRDTLSRVMHGARYSLFIGISATSIAMIVGVSLGLSAAFWPKVWGKAVMLVNDILMSYPSLLLAIIIAAILGPSMTNTIITIALVCTPPFIRLTRATAMVELQREYFIASQVMGAGVLRLLFITILPNCMAPLIVQATMIFSTAILEAGAIGFLGFGVQPPDAEWGAMLGTARQYIQSNVWLAIWPGVAIFLAALSINLTGDGLRDALDPKLKQVS; encoded by the coding sequence ATGAAGCCTTCTGTAGTTCCTTCTGACATTGCTCCGGTTGCGCCTAAGCCGCCGACTTCTTGGCAGCTGTTTTTATACACCTTTTGCCGAAATAAAGGCGCGGTACTGGGTTTTATAGTCTTGATGCTGATGGTCATCGTCGCAATCTTGGCCCCTACCATTGCCCCTTATGACCCTTATGAATTATTCACCGGTAAAGAGCAATTGCCGCCCTCCTTCTTTAATGGCGGTGATTCGATGTTCTTTTTGGGCACCGATGATGCCGGTCGTGATACGCTCTCGCGCGTCATGCACGGCGCACGTTATTCATTATTCATCGGTATCAGCGCCACTTCGATAGCGATGATTGTGGGCGTATCGTTAGGACTAAGCGCTGCCTTTTGGCCCAAGGTTTGGGGCAAAGCGGTCATGCTAGTGAATGATATCTTGATGTCTTATCCAAGCTTGCTGCTCGCCATTATCATTGCCGCTATCTTAGGGCCTTCGATGACCAACACCATCATTACTATTGCCTTGGTATGTACGCCGCCTTTTATTAGGTTGACCCGCGCAACAGCAATGGTTGAGCTGCAACGTGAGTATTTTATTGCTTCACAGGTCATGGGTGCAGGCGTCTTAAGATTATTATTTATCACGATATTACCCAATTGTATGGCGCCATTAATCGTCCAAGCGACCATGATTTTCTCTACTGCTATTTTGGAAGCCGGCGCGATTGGTTTCTTAGGTTTCGGTGTTCAACCCCCTGATGCTGAGTGGGGTGCGATGCTAGGTACTGCTCGCCAATATATCCAGAGCAATGTGTGGTTAGCGATTTGGCCCGGTGTGGCGATTTTCTTAGCCGCATTGTCCATCAATCTAACGGGTGACGGTCTGCGTGATGCCTTAGATCCAAAATTGAAGCAGGTATCTTAA
- a CDS encoding ABC transporter permease: protein MLLYILRRILILVPVYIGLTLSTFILIRLVPGDAVEIMMGERMVDPELHAQALARLGLDKPLPVQYWDYLTGILQGNFGESFRTRTPILQDFFAHFVPTLELALCAITIASIVGISLGILAALRRGTWLDYTLMSGALAGYSMPIYLLGPILTGIFAHYLGLLPVSGVISVAQFLDVKPLYGSWLLGSLSSGEPGAFWNVVKHFILPSVALSTIPLAMIARMTRSAMLEVLDEDYVRTARAKGLSPKRVILIHVMRNALITVVTVVGLQMATLLAGAIITETIFSWPGVGNWLLDGFFTRDYPIVQNGILLVATALILVSLMIDILYGFINPRIRHSS from the coding sequence ATGCTACTTTATATTCTACGCCGGATTTTAATCTTAGTTCCTGTCTATATCGGCTTAACCCTATCGACTTTTATTCTTATTCGCCTCGTACCTGGCGATGCGGTTGAGATTATGATGGGAGAGCGCATGGTTGATCCTGAGCTACATGCGCAGGCTTTAGCCCGCCTTGGTCTAGATAAACCGTTACCCGTACAATACTGGGATTATCTCACTGGGATACTGCAAGGTAACTTTGGTGAATCCTTTCGTACCCGCACACCGATATTGCAGGACTTTTTTGCGCATTTTGTGCCGACATTAGAGCTTGCACTTTGCGCGATTACGATAGCGAGTATCGTTGGTATTAGTCTGGGTATCCTAGCTGCCTTACGCCGTGGTACTTGGCTGGACTATACATTAATGTCTGGCGCACTTGCCGGCTACTCTATGCCGATCTATTTACTTGGTCCTATCCTAACGGGTATTTTCGCCCACTATCTAGGTCTACTACCGGTCTCTGGCGTTATCTCTGTCGCGCAGTTCCTAGACGTCAAACCTTTATACGGGTCTTGGCTACTAGGTTCTTTAAGCTCTGGTGAGCCCGGCGCCTTTTGGAACGTTGTAAAACATTTCATCTTGCCCTCGGTTGCCCTATCTACTATTCCTCTAGCTATGATTGCTCGTATGACACGTTCGGCGATGCTTGAAGTGTTAGATGAAGATTATGTGCGTACTGCAAGAGCCAAAGGTCTATCACCAAAACGTGTGATTTTAATTCACGTGATGCGTAATGCGCTCATTACCGTGGTTACTGTAGTGGGATTACAGATGGCAACATTGCTGGCTGGTGCCATTATCACTGAGACTATTTTTAGTTGGCCCGGTGTCGGCAACTGGTTATTAGATGGTTTCTTTACACGTGATTATCCCATTGTACAAAATGGTATTTTATTGGTCGCTACTGCTCTGATTCTGGTGAGCTTAATGATCGATATTTTATATGGATTTATTAATCCTAGAATTCGCCATTCTTCATAG
- a CDS encoding ABC transporter substrate-binding protein, producing the protein MQTPFFKLTLLAALTLGVSACSGDNKTADKTADAGSDAKAAKTLIYCSEGSPAGFDPAQYTAGTDFDASAYPIFNGIVQFKRGETEIEPGLAESWEISEDGKTYTLNLRKGVKFGKTDYFTPTRDFNADDIIFTIERLTDTGFAFNKDYPAEFPYSVGMGLPDIIDKVEKVDDYTVKITLTETNAPFLQNLAMPFAYVHSAEYAKQLQDAGNAADLNTKPVGTGPFVFTSYQKDAQIRYTKNPDYWNKDNIHIDNLVFVITKDSAVRAQKVQAGECNVSAYANPSEVDSAKKSGKANVLDDAGFNVGYLGYNTEKPDLKDVNVRRALDMAINKDAIINAVYQGSGIKASNPMPPTQWGYNDEIKDAPYDIEKAKALLAEAGAKDLEIDLWYMPVQRPYNPNAKLMAEMIQSDWAKIGVKAKLVTYEWGEYLKRAGKGEPEAILAGWTGDNGDPDNWLGVLLSCDAVNGNNYSRWCNAEFDKLVMDARANTNQDERIANYKQAQVIFKDQLPWTTVANSVVTVLTTPNVKDYKISPLGSIRFDGVDIE; encoded by the coding sequence GTGCAAACTCCATTTTTCAAGCTCACCTTATTAGCAGCCTTAACGCTAGGCGTCAGCGCCTGTAGCGGCGACAATAAAACTGCGGATAAAACGGCAGATGCCGGTAGTGATGCCAAAGCCGCTAAGACCTTAATTTACTGTTCAGAAGGTAGCCCTGCCGGCTTTGACCCTGCGCAATATACGGCAGGTACTGACTTTGATGCCAGTGCTTATCCTATTTTTAATGGTATCGTACAGTTTAAACGTGGCGAAACCGAAATCGAGCCAGGCTTAGCCGAAAGCTGGGAAATCAGCGAAGACGGTAAGACTTATACGCTCAATCTACGTAAAGGCGTCAAATTCGGCAAGACCGATTATTTCACCCCAACTCGTGACTTCAATGCTGATGACATTATCTTTACCATCGAACGTCTTACCGATACAGGCTTTGCTTTTAATAAAGACTATCCAGCTGAATTCCCATATTCAGTAGGCATGGGCTTACCTGATATTATCGACAAAGTAGAAAAAGTCGATGATTATACGGTCAAAATCACTCTGACTGAGACCAACGCGCCATTCTTACAAAACCTAGCAATGCCGTTCGCCTATGTGCATTCTGCAGAGTATGCCAAGCAGTTACAAGACGCTGGCAATGCAGCTGATCTAAATACCAAACCAGTCGGTACCGGACCTTTCGTCTTTACTTCGTATCAAAAAGATGCGCAGATTCGTTATACCAAAAATCCTGACTACTGGAACAAAGACAACATTCATATCGATAACCTCGTCTTTGTCATCACCAAAGACTCAGCGGTTCGTGCCCAAAAAGTACAAGCAGGCGAATGTAATGTCTCGGCTTACGCTAATCCATCTGAAGTGGACTCTGCCAAAAAATCTGGCAAAGCAAACGTACTAGATGATGCAGGCTTTAACGTCGGTTATTTAGGCTATAATACTGAAAAACCCGATCTAAAAGATGTCAATGTTCGCCGCGCTCTCGATATGGCAATCAATAAAGACGCCATCATCAATGCGGTATATCAAGGTTCTGGTATCAAAGCAAGCAACCCAATGCCACCAACGCAGTGGGGCTATAACGATGAGATCAAAGATGCGCCTTACGATATCGAAAAAGCCAAAGCCCTACTGGCTGAAGCGGGTGCTAAAGATTTAGAAATCGACTTATGGTATATGCCCGTTCAGCGTCCTTATAATCCCAATGCTAAGCTCATGGCAGAAATGATTCAATCTGATTGGGCTAAAATTGGGGTCAAAGCCAAGCTCGTGACTTATGAGTGGGGCGAGTATCTAAAGCGTGCTGGCAAAGGTGAACCTGAAGCGATCCTAGCCGGTTGGACAGGCGATAATGGCGATCCTGATAACTGGTTAGGTGTTTTACTATCTTGTGATGCCGTCAATGGTAACAACTACTCGCGCTGGTGTAATGCAGAGTTTGATAAGCTGGTCATGGATGCGCGTGCAAATACCAACCAAGATGAGCGTATTGCTAATTACAAGCAGGCTCAGGTTATCTTTAAAGACCAATTGCCTTGGACCACAGTTGCCAACTCAGTTGTGACGGTATTGACCACCCCTAATGTGAAAGACTACAAAATTAGCCCACTCGGCTCCATTCGCTTTGATGGCGTTGATATTGAATAA
- a CDS encoding phosphoribosyltransferase domain-containing protein has translation MPNKQHNTTITLPRGTLDLTYQTNAASGNNDLKESSHYQLEDLLDFAQRINPKRAFLFVSKVLGRHIPVAPSIMRDAFTDLANLVPDDLPEPILVIGMAETAVGLSAGVHQALQTRYPQALLLNSTRHAQHDDNSSDSLLTTFSEDHSHASQHLIYQSADKMTQAQLLASKTLIMVDDEASTGNTCVNVVTALREAGLTQLEQVHLTTLVDWSLNQNQSESDANANDTIATRLPNIDFHRHHLLSGAWKWTDAPNPEPIIMPSVDTTEAGSQPLGNTGNWGRFPTLDSTNGFADYLASFQTAFASFDGQNAFNNAQLPQKILVLGSNEFVWLPFLLAEWLEQYTNLDNSNNTVNFSALTRSPIALGRGIGTMLSFHDNYGLGMTNFAYNVEPNEWDLIVLCVETSADSVDTMWKGLDNVLMVSPK, from the coding sequence ATGCCAAATAAGCAACACAACACGACCATCACCTTACCTCGCGGTACGCTTGATCTGACCTATCAGACCAACGCTGCTAGTGGTAATAACGACCTTAAAGAAAGTAGCCATTATCAGCTAGAAGATTTGCTTGATTTTGCTCAACGTATCAACCCAAAACGGGCGTTTTTGTTTGTCTCAAAAGTGTTAGGTCGTCATATTCCGGTGGCACCAAGCATCATGCGTGACGCCTTTACTGATTTGGCAAACTTAGTACCTGATGATTTGCCTGAGCCGATTTTGGTCATAGGTATGGCAGAGACGGCGGTTGGCTTATCTGCCGGTGTGCACCAAGCGCTACAAACGCGCTATCCACAAGCGTTACTGCTGAATTCTACTCGTCATGCCCAGCATGATGACAACAGTAGCGATTCTTTATTGACCACTTTTAGCGAAGACCACAGTCATGCCAGTCAGCATCTGATTTATCAAAGTGCCGATAAAATGACGCAAGCGCAACTACTTGCCAGTAAAACGCTAATTATGGTCGATGATGAAGCATCAACGGGTAATACTTGCGTTAATGTCGTCACAGCATTACGTGAAGCTGGGTTGACCCAACTAGAGCAAGTGCATCTCACAACCTTGGTTGATTGGTCTCTAAATCAGAATCAAAGTGAGTCTGATGCTAACGCCAATGATACGATTGCCACCCGTCTCCCAAACATTGATTTTCACCGCCATCATTTACTATCTGGCGCTTGGAAATGGACTGATGCGCCCAACCCTGAGCCTATCATTATGCCATCGGTTGATACGACCGAAGCTGGTAGTCAACCTTTGGGCAATACCGGTAATTGGGGGCGCTTTCCAACGCTAGATAGCACGAATGGCTTTGCTGATTATCTAGCAAGTTTCCAAACTGCATTTGCAAGTTTTGATGGCCAAAACGCATTTAATAACGCTCAATTGCCACAAAAAATATTGGTACTGGGCAGTAATGAATTTGTCTGGTTGCCCTTCTTATTGGCGGAATGGCTTGAGCAGTATACGAATTTAGATAACAGCAATAATACGGTGAATTTTAGCGCATTGACACGCTCACCGATTGCACTTGGTAGAGGTATTGGCACGATGTTAAGCTTTCATGATAATTATGGCCTTGGTATGACCAACTTTGCTTATAACGTTGAGCCAAATGAGTGGGATTTGATTGTATTGTGTGTGGAAACGTCGGCTGATAGTGTGGATACCATGTGGAAAGGTTTGGATAATGTGTTGATGGTGAGTCCTAAATAG
- a CDS encoding ATP-grasp domain-containing protein, translated as MDNPVNNSHHTKLSAAWLAEGQSSQRDMLASLQTLKAHSSMPFHIVASHRHNRPEIFEFADIIYREPSISTADSDEQAVLESVEPLMPRWQFVLEQAQKNNVKVLLTGRNGIDYEAHREKFAAAGIRLLTGATSVSALESIDDKFAFMQQCHEHDIPVADAWRFDTVAELEALLATHGHQPLCVKPVTGIFAQGFWRLGKVKETGKEEGEPYDSFEHLYFTEEKKINTAQFINAYTNSLMVHERPIPMLLMPYLSGQEYSIDVVCEYGEVLAAITRYKTGKIQHIGYEQSVMDVVIPLIKTFGCDGIVSVQTKADDNGQHRVLEINSRPSGGIDYTTHSGVDLTQVGFAYWLGLSKKPKLADIAQQITPCQVRSIMVSVKIEEDASEV; from the coding sequence ATGGATAACCCTGTTAACAATAGTCATCATACAAAGTTAAGCGCTGCTTGGTTGGCTGAAGGTCAGTCAAGCCAGCGTGATATGTTAGCTAGCCTGCAAACCCTAAAAGCTCACTCTAGCATGCCCTTTCATATCGTTGCCTCACATCGTCATAATAGACCTGAGATTTTTGAATTTGCCGACATCATTTACCGCGAGCCTTCTATTAGCACCGCAGATAGCGATGAACAAGCAGTGCTCGAATCTGTTGAGCCATTGATGCCACGTTGGCAATTTGTGTTAGAACAAGCTCAGAAAAACAACGTGAAAGTGTTGCTTACTGGACGCAATGGCATTGATTACGAAGCTCATCGCGAAAAATTTGCAGCAGCAGGTATCCGTTTATTGACAGGTGCGACCAGCGTTTCAGCACTGGAATCCATCGATGATAAGTTTGCCTTTATGCAGCAGTGCCATGAGCATGATATCCCTGTCGCAGATGCATGGCGCTTTGATACTGTCGCAGAGCTTGAGGCGTTACTTGCCACCCATGGTCATCAGCCTTTATGTGTCAAACCAGTGACGGGGATTTTTGCCCAAGGATTTTGGCGCTTAGGTAAAGTTAAAGAGACAGGTAAAGAAGAAGGTGAGCCATACGACAGTTTTGAGCATCTATACTTTACCGAAGAGAAGAAAATCAATACCGCGCAATTTATCAATGCTTATACCAACAGTCTTATGGTGCATGAGCGCCCTATTCCGATGCTATTAATGCCTTATTTATCAGGACAAGAATACTCTATCGATGTCGTCTGTGAATACGGCGAAGTGTTGGCTGCTATTACCCGTTATAAAACGGGGAAAATTCAACATATTGGTTATGAGCAATCGGTCATGGATGTGGTCATTCCACTGATAAAAACGTTCGGCTGTGATGGTATTGTTAGTGTCCAGACTAAAGCGGATGATAATGGTCAGCATCGTGTGCTTGAGATTAATAGTCGCCCCTCTGGTGGTATTGATTACACCACTCATAGCGGCGTAGATCTAACTCAAGTTGGTTTTGCTTATTGGCTCGGTTTAAGTAAGAAGCCGAAACTGGCAGATATCGCACAGCAAATTACACCGTGCCAAGTACGTTCTATTATGGTGAGTGTAAAGATTGAAGAAGATGCTTCAGAAGTTTAA
- a CDS encoding TerD family protein yields the protein MSQPQALIAGANAPLPTDNISIRILSQNAIDCAAYRLTTEGKVRGDGDMIFYGQTRSDDGSVSFRGHDSDGFFDINLPAQPATIEKIALAFSSAQTLAQVGDVDIQVLQGSQVLITCQLSAVGRNEKAIILAECYRRQGNWKFRFIAQGFEGGLKPLSEHFGVEIADEAPAQSPIQNQSQGQAQPINTQRPINTQKASSAPQTTTPPPIPAGSTNPSINLSKITLTKNQSSINLKKRDDFGKISVNLDWNQRPDVSKQAPKKGLLGDLFKQHKAGGIDLDVGAMIHLKNGEKTLIQALGSRFGSLQSAPYVLLRADDRTGQVSGGEWLDINGQQWSQIEEVFIFAFIYEGAPNWAQTDGVVTIHVPDQPPIETRLTEGTGNLPMCAIARLVNQQGSINVERINQYFKGHQEMDKAFNWGFSWKRGSK from the coding sequence ATGAGTCAACCTCAAGCTTTAATTGCAGGTGCTAACGCACCGCTGCCAACGGATAATATTAGCATTCGTATTTTAAGCCAAAATGCCATCGACTGTGCGGCTTATCGCCTGACGACTGAAGGTAAAGTACGCGGCGATGGCGATATGATATTTTATGGGCAGACGCGTAGCGATGATGGTAGCGTGAGCTTTCGCGGTCATGACAGTGATGGATTTTTTGATATCAATCTACCTGCACAGCCAGCAACTATTGAAAAGATTGCGTTAGCATTTTCTAGTGCGCAGACGTTGGCTCAAGTCGGTGATGTGGATATTCAAGTACTACAAGGCAGTCAAGTGTTGATAACTTGCCAATTAAGTGCTGTTGGACGTAATGAAAAAGCTATCATCTTAGCTGAATGTTATCGTCGGCAGGGCAATTGGAAGTTCCGATTTATCGCTCAAGGTTTTGAAGGTGGCTTAAAACCTTTATCTGAGCATTTCGGTGTAGAGATTGCCGATGAAGCACCAGCTCAAAGCCCTATACAAAATCAGTCACAAGGGCAAGCTCAGCCTATTAATACGCAGCGACCAATCAATACGCAAAAAGCTAGTAGTGCGCCTCAGACAACTACGCCACCGCCGATTCCTGCTGGCTCTACCAATCCTTCAATCAACCTAAGTAAAATTACTTTAACCAAAAATCAATCTAGTATCAATCTCAAGAAACGTGATGATTTTGGCAAAATATCGGTCAACCTAGACTGGAACCAACGTCCAGATGTCAGCAAGCAAGCACCCAAAAAAGGGCTGCTTGGCGATTTATTTAAGCAGCATAAAGCTGGTGGAATTGATCTCGATGTTGGTGCGATGATTCATCTGAAAAATGGTGAAAAAACGCTTATTCAAGCGTTGGGAAGTCGTTTTGGTAGCCTACAGTCAGCGCCATACGTTCTATTGCGTGCCGATGATAGAACAGGACAGGTAAGCGGCGGTGAATGGCTAGATATCAATGGGCAACAGTGGTCACAGATTGAAGAAGTATTTATCTTTGCTTTCATTTACGAAGGCGCACCAAATTGGGCGCAAACTGATGGGGTAGTGACTATTCATGTACCCGACCAGCCACCGATTGAAACGCGTTTGACAGAAGGTACAGGTAACTTACCGATGTGCGCTATTGCGCGTCTGGTCAATCAGCAAGGCAGTATCAACGTTGAACGTATCAACCAATACTTTAAAGGACATCAAGAGATGGACAAAGCCTTTAATTGGGGCTTTAGCTGGAAACGTGGCAGTAAGTAG